AGTCAGGCGAGTACGCTGATGGCATGAGTGCTGCATCACAGAACGACGCAGGATCCAACACCGGGCCCGAGAACCGCGCGAGCCAGCAGCCCACCGGCAATCGCACCCGCGCCGGCAACGTGGAAGCGCTCGAGCGCGCCACCGGCCGCCCGTGGAGCGACTGGCTGCGCGTCTTCGAGGCCGCGGGCGCACGCGAGGCCGGCCACACGGAGATCGCCCGCGTCGCGCGCGCCGCGATGCCCGAGGATCTGCAGAACCCCGACTGGTGGGCGCAGAGCGCGGCGATCGCCTTCGAGCAGCACGCCGGCCTGCGCGTGCCCGGCCAGTCGTCGTCGGGCACGTTCCGTGTGGGAGCGAGCCGCACGCTGCCCCTCGACCGCGACGCCGCGATCGAGGCCTGGGCGGCGGCCCACGGCGGCCGCTCCGAGCATCTGGGGCACGCCGCCGGTGAGGCCAGGCGATCCCGCACCGACAAGCGCAGCTTCCTGCGCTTCGACCTCGAAGGCGCGGGGCGCGTAGAGGTGTCCGCGACCCCGAAGGGCGAGAAGACCTCGCTCGCGGTGTCGCAGGACGGCCTCGCCGACGGCGAGCGCATCGAGGAGTGGCGAGCGCACTGGAAGTCGCTGCTCGCCGAGCTATGAACCGAGCACCGAGCACCGAGAACCGAGCACCGAGGGAGTGCGCATGAACGAGAAGGTCGGCATCGTCTGGAATCCGTCGAAGGTCGAGGGCGAAGAACTGCGTGAGGCGTTCGAGCGCGCGCTCGAGGGCGCCTTCGCGGCGGATCGGGATCGCCCCGAGTGCCAGTGGTTCGAGACGACCGAGGAGGATCCGGGCCAGGGCGCCGCCTCGGCCGCGATCGATGCCGGGTGCGGTCTCGTGATCGCGGCGGGCGGCGACGGCACGGTGCGCGCGGTGGCAGAGCGCCTCGGCGAGTCGGGATCACCGGCGGCAGATCTCGGGATCGTGCCGCTCGGCACGGGCAATCTGCTGGCCCGCAATCTGGGGGTGCCGCTCGGAGATGCCCGGGCCGCGTTCGAGCGCGCGCTGACGGGTTCGGGATCGCCGCTCGACCTCGGCGAGGTCGTCATCACGCGGGCGCCGGCCGGTGAGGGCGAGAGCGGGCCCGATGCGGCCGGCACGGGCGAGTCCGAGGAGCCGGGCGGATCCGGGGACCCTGCCGCGACGGCGGCGGATTCGGCGGGCTCCGAGCGCCACGGTTTTGTGGTCATGGTGGGTTTCGGCATCGACGCGCAGATGATCGTCGAGACCGACGACGAGCTGAAGGCGAAGACGGGCTGGCTGGCCTACGTCGAGTCGCTGGGGCGCGCCGCGACCGGCACCGAGGTCGTGGAGCTCTCGCTGCAGCTCGACGACGACGCCCCGATCACGGAGAGCGCGCACACGGTGCTGGTGGCGAACTGCGGCAGCATTCAGGGCGGGATCACGCTGCTGCCCGATGCCGCCCCCGACGACGGCGAGCTCGACCTGCTGGTGCTGCGCGCGGACGATGCGGGCGCCTGGCTCGACACCATGAGGAACATGGTGTGGGACAACGGCCTGAAGCGCCTCATCACGGGCGGCGACAAGGCCGAGAGTTCGGGATCCACCGCTCACCTGCGCGCCCGCACGGTGCGCGCGGAGCTGCCGGTGCCGCTCGCGTTCGAGGTCGACGGCGACGACGTGGGATCGGTGTCGGCATTCGAGGTGAGGATCCTGCCCGCCGCGCTCCGCGTGCGTTAGGCCCGCGCCGATAGGGGCGCACCTCGGCGGGCGCGCCCCGCTACCGACTCTCGCCCCCGCGAACCGGGAGCAGCATCATGTTCGCGGCACGGGCGACCGCCTCGTTCCTGTTCGACGCGCGGAGCTTGCGGTAGATGCGCTTCAGGTGGAACTTGACCGTGTTCTCGGTGATGTACAGCGAGCGGGCGATCTGCCCGACGGTCTGTCCCGTGGCGAGGCTCTGCAGCGTGCGCAGTTCGGCCCTGGTCAGCGACTCGTAGGCCTCCGCTCTGATGTTCGGAGGGATCCAGTCGACCGCCTCAGTCAGGTCGATGCGGCCCGCCTCCCGTGCGGCTGCGGCGATCGCCGCGAGCGTCTCATGGGGGATGCACGCGAGCAGCAGATGGTTCCCGAGGCGCTCGGCGAGCTCGCCGGCCTCGGCGAAGCAGTCGATCGCTCGTTCCCGCTCGCCGAGCCCCCAGTGCGCCGCGGCGGTCACGAGACCGTTCTCGACCCGAAGCCGGGGCAGCGCCCGCTGCGGCTCCGACAGCGCGGGCGACCGCTCCGCCACCCGCTCCGATGTCCGCTCGGCCGCATCAAGAGCCGCGGCGTAGCGATTGGTGAACAGGTGCAGCAGGGCACCCGTCACCGCGGCGTCCGGATGCGCAGCCGGCAGCGGGTCGAGCAGGCGCTCCGCCTCGGCGTAGTTCCCCAGCGCGATGTGCAGACGCGCGGCGTGCGCCTCCATGACGCACCGCAGGTAGCGTGTGGCGACGAATCCGCCCCGGGCCTCCTGGCGTCGCCGCTCCAGCGCCTCGAGTGCGCTCGGCGCACCGTCGGACAGGTGCCGCAGCTGGGCTTCCGCGACGACCAGCAGCGGCCACTGCTCGACGCGCTTGAGCGGGTGCGCATCGAACTGCTGCAGCGCTTCGAAGGCCTCGCCGATCCTGCCCCTCTCGCGAGCGATGTGCATGCGCGCCAGTACGTCGTGAGCCCAGCTGAACCGTTGAAGCGGCCGCTCCGCGTGACCGCCCTGCGCAGTGCGGTCGCCCTGCGAAGTGCGCTCGCTCTGCGAAGTACGATCGAGCGACGCCGTGCGGTCGAGCGACGCCGTGCGGTCGAGCGTCGCCGTGCGGTCATGCGGCACGGCACCGTCGAGCAGCGCATCGCGTCGGAGCAGGGCTCGTTCGGCCGCGAGCAGATCGCCAGAGAAGGCGGCGGTGGCAGCCAGCCCCTCGCAGGCCCGCGCCTGGGTCGAGAGGTTCTCGAAGCGCCCGGCGACCTCGAACGCGCGCCGGTAGTTGCGCTCGGCCATCGCCGGGTCTCCGAGCACGAGCCCGGTGAGGCCGAGCGCGCGGTAGAGCAGCGGCGCCGTGAAGCGTTCCGCATCCCAGCGCTCCTCGGGCGTGCGCTCGAGCCGGCTCTCGATGTGCTGCGAGAGACGGCGTGCCGCGTCGTCGTCGCCTCGCATGCGCTCCGCGACGGCGAGCAGCGCCATCAGCGGAGGGGTCGGCTCGTGCTCTCCGTCGCGCAGCTGCTGCCGCACCCGCGCTCGCAGCCACTGATAGAGCTGCTCGATGCGCTCGTCGGGGGTATCGCCCTCGGGTGTCTCCAGGAGCAGCAGGGCTCCCGCGAGTACGGGGTATTCGTAGAGCACGGCGTCGGAAAGCCCGCGCAGCAGCTGCATCACCCCGCTTCCGGGCACCGCGAGCTCGAGGAAGTGGCGGGTGAAGACGCGCGACGCGGCGCCGTGCTCGCCGATCTCGAACAGGTGTGCCACCGCTGCGATCGGCTTGTCCCGGCTCAGCTCCACCGCGTGCTTCAAGCGCATGGCGTGCGCTTCCGGTCCGAATTCGTGACGGGCCATCGCTCCGAGCGCGTCGCCCAGGCCGGCGTGGCAGCGATAGCGCGGCGAGTCGAGCCACCAGCTCTGCTGCACGATCCCGAGCTCCTCGAGCTCCCGCAGCACGGCCTCGAGCTCGGTGTAGGGCGTCTCGAGCATCTCGGCCAGCGTCTCCAGCGAGGCGTCCGGGCAGAGCACGATCGCAAGCACCGCGCGACGACCGGAGGCGGTGGGCACGGTGTCGAACCGCTGCTTGCCGAGTCGGGCGAGCACCCGGGTGATCTCTTTGGGCGTGCTCCCCTCGGCCAGCTGCTGCACCACCGAGCGCATCACCACCGGCCAGCCGTGCGCCTGCTTCCGCCGCTCCTCGATCTGCGCGAAATCGTCGGTGCCGTAGAGTTCGGCGAGTGCACGCGCCTCTTCTTCCGTGAACTCGAGCATCCGCTCGTCGA
This DNA window, taken from Leucobacter tenebrionis, encodes the following:
- a CDS encoding diacylglycerol/lipid kinase family protein; the encoded protein is MNEKVGIVWNPSKVEGEELREAFERALEGAFAADRDRPECQWFETTEEDPGQGAASAAIDAGCGLVIAAGGDGTVRAVAERLGESGSPAADLGIVPLGTGNLLARNLGVPLGDARAAFERALTGSGSPLDLGEVVITRAPAGEGESGPDAAGTGESEEPGGSGDPAATAADSAGSERHGFVVMVGFGIDAQMIVETDDELKAKTGWLAYVESLGRAATGTEVVELSLQLDDDAPITESAHTVLVANCGSIQGGITLLPDAAPDDGELDLLVLRADDAGAWLDTMRNMVWDNGLKRLITGGDKAESSGSTAHLRARTVRAELPVPLAFEVDGDDVGSVSAFEVRILPAALRVR
- a CDS encoding LuxR C-terminal-related transcriptional regulator, which gives rise to MDIPAIRYPTSVRPRVCGLLARQIEDLAPLTLLHAPAGFGKTVATVHWARSMKEAADVHWVAAPEPGTGHEPSPLPGALWGRIAEALGGEVSRGALGSRLGGAGSLLSAAGSRLSADPRPWAADGRQQVGGHAREEVERLVHGLRRPTVLVLDDYHHVTSGDLDLGLARLLETNSLLHMVVLSRRFSALDGPLIGGRTSAVLVDERMLEFTEEEARALAELYGTDDFAQIEERRKQAHGWPVVMRSVVQQLAEGSTPKEITRVLARLGKQRFDTVPTASGRRAVLAIVLCPDASLETLAEMLETPYTELEAVLRELEELGIVQQSWWLDSPRYRCHAGLGDALGAMARHEFGPEAHAMRLKHAVELSRDKPIAAVAHLFEIGEHGAASRVFTRHFLELAVPGSGVMQLLRGLSDAVLYEYPVLAGALLLLETPEGDTPDERIEQLYQWLRARVRQQLRDGEHEPTPPLMALLAVAERMRGDDDAARRLSQHIESRLERTPEERWDAERFTAPLLYRALGLTGLVLGDPAMAERNYRRAFEVAGRFENLSTQARACEGLAATAAFSGDLLAAERALLRRDALLDGAVPHDRTATLDRTASLDRTASLDRTSQSERTSQGDRTAQGGHAERPLQRFSWAHDVLARMHIARERGRIGEAFEALQQFDAHPLKRVEQWPLLVVAEAQLRHLSDGAPSALEALERRRQEARGGFVATRYLRCVMEAHAARLHIALGNYAEAERLLDPLPAAHPDAAVTGALLHLFTNRYAAALDAAERTSERVAERSPALSEPQRALPRLRVENGLVTAAAHWGLGERERAIDCFAEAGELAERLGNHLLLACIPHETLAAIAAAAREAGRIDLTEAVDWIPPNIRAEAYESLTRAELRTLQSLATGQTVGQIARSLYITENTVKFHLKRIYRKLRASNRNEAVARAANMMLLPVRGGESR